A region of Heteronotia binoei isolate CCM8104 ecotype False Entrance Well chromosome 2, APGP_CSIRO_Hbin_v1, whole genome shotgun sequence DNA encodes the following proteins:
- the SCRT2 gene encoding transcriptional repressor scratch 2, producing MAKLPERYLQACLTSPSCKNEKKRGLPLPSSDPLYTPLPEDYSDPESPQSSLSAHYFNGEAAVTESYSMDAFFITDGRSRRRGAEQRRGGHRHSCNECGKTYATSSNLSRHKQTHRSLDSKMARKCPTCSKAYVSMPALAMHVLTHNLKHKCDVCSKAFSRPWLLQGHMRSHTGEKPFGCSHCGKAFADRSNLRAHMQTHSAFKHYKCKQCDKTFALKSYLNKHYESACFKGADEPHACAN from the coding sequence GATACCTCCAAGCCTGCCTTACCTCTCCAAGTTGCAAGAATGAAAAGAAACGAGGCCTCCCTTTGCCCTCTTCGGACCCCCTCTACACCCCGCTCCCCGAGGACTACAGCGACCCCGAGAGCCCCCAGTCCAGCCTCTCCGCCCACTACTTCAACGGCGAAGCCGCCGTCACGGAGAGCTACTCGATGGACGCCTTCTTCATCACCGACGGCCGGTCGAGGCGGCGCGGCGCCGAGCAGAGGCGCGGCGGCCACCGCCACTCCTGCAACGAGTGCGGCAAGACCTACGCCACCTCCTCCAACCTGAGCCGGCACAAGCAGACGCACCGCAGCCTGGACAGCAAGATGGCCCGCAAGTGCCCCACCTGCAGCAAAGCCTACGTCTCCATGCCGGCCCTGGCCATGCACGTCTTGACTCACAACCTCAAGCACAAGTGCGACGTCTGCAGCAAGGCTTTCAGCCGCCCCTGGCTCCTGCAGGGACACATGCGCTCCCACACCGGGGAGAAGCCCTTCGGCTGCTCCCACTGCGGGAAGGCCTTCGCCGACCGCTCCAACCTGCGGGCGCACATGCAGACCCACTCGGCCTTCAAGCACTACAAGTGCAAGCAGTGCGACAAGACCTTTGCCCTCAAGTCGTACCTCAACAAGCACTACGAATCGGCCTGCTTCAAGGGCGCCGACGAGCCGCACGCCTGCGCCAACTGA